From one Candidatus Chlorobium masyuteum genomic stretch:
- the secF gene encoding protein translocase subunit SecF — MRIFHKTNFDFIGFRKIAYGFSLILLASGLISLAVKGLNYGIDFRGGSEVLIRFDKNIDVSAVRAVLDEAGISGSLKQYGLDRSFLFSTVFSGETNELKSLVSGAFDARLKNNPHEIVRIDAVGPSIASDLKWSALKALLASLIAILLYVGIRFEIKFATAGVIAIFHDILSVLGLFSLLGGLFDFMPLEMDQSIIAAFLTIAGYSITDTVVVYDRIRERIRGQKPADYERIFNESMNQTLSRTIITSGTVLLSVFVLFIFAGPAIRGFAFAVFCGILIGTYSSIFVAAPLVFDWLRLSKTPVHLRGSKVS, encoded by the coding sequence ATGAGGATTTTTCACAAGACAAACTTTGATTTTATAGGATTCCGTAAAATTGCCTACGGTTTTTCACTGATTCTGCTTGCGTCCGGCCTGATCTCCCTTGCGGTAAAAGGGCTGAATTACGGTATTGACTTCCGGGGCGGATCGGAGGTACTGATCCGTTTTGATAAAAATATTGATGTCAGTGCGGTTCGTGCTGTGCTTGATGAGGCAGGTATTTCCGGATCGCTCAAGCAGTATGGTCTTGATCGCTCGTTTCTGTTCAGTACCGTGTTCAGCGGAGAGACCAATGAACTGAAATCCCTTGTTTCGGGCGCTTTTGATGCCCGGCTCAAGAATAATCCGCATGAAATTGTCCGTATTGATGCCGTTGGCCCAAGTATTGCCTCCGACCTGAAATGGTCAGCATTGAAAGCACTGCTGGCTTCGCTCATTGCAATTTTGCTCTATGTCGGTATCCGTTTTGAGATAAAATTTGCAACCGCCGGGGTGATTGCCATATTCCATGACATTCTTTCAGTTCTCGGTCTCTTCAGTCTCTTGGGCGGGCTGTTTGATTTTATGCCGCTTGAGATGGACCAGAGCATCATTGCTGCATTTCTTACCATTGCCGGTTACTCGATTACCGATACCGTTGTTGTCTATGATCGTATCCGGGAGCGGATTCGCGGTCAGAAACCGGCGGACTATGAAAGAATATTCAATGAAAGCATGAACCAGACGCTGAGCCGTACGATTATTACCTCAGGAACCGTTCTGCTCTCTGTTTTTGTTCTCTTTATCTTTGCCGGTCCGGCCATCAGGGGCTTTGCTTTTGCTGTTTTTTGCGGCATTCTTATCGGAACCTACTCTTCGATCTTTGTTGCTGCACCGCTTGTTTTTGACTGGCTCAGATTATCTAAAACCCCTGTGCATCTGAGAGGCAGCAAGGTTTCCTGA
- a CDS encoding peptidylprolyl isomerase, whose amino-acid sequence MKKISGKAALLFLSGLASITTPSYAEVADRIVAVVGREVILKSEIDSRALMARLQSPELAKDTGLSRRILDGLIEQQIILSKAKIDSVKVDENAISSTAGDRFKQLRARFASKEEMETRFGKTLPAIRDEIRTEIRNQELIQTLRRKRSAGVKVTSGEVMDYYNANREKFSLIPEGVKVSQIMKYPAVSADAQLQALTKIQAVRKELQGGADFALLARKYSQDPGSARLGGDLGYVQKGSLIPSFETAAFSLKEGEVSGIIETRYGYHIIQLLNKEPNAIHVRHILVAFDHSKDDFSGVDQLLNSIRADILSGKSSFSEMASKYSDDPSTAKLGGVISSIGGVGEYISLPSLRPELRAIITALKNPGDISPPSKIDPPQGESFYTIIRLNERVAAHTVNPEKDYSFLEEEALDNKNRRLFSEWVQQLRKEVYVRTSDI is encoded by the coding sequence ATGAAAAAAATATCAGGGAAAGCAGCACTGCTCTTTCTTTCCGGTTTGGCATCAATCACCACACCATCTTATGCCGAAGTTGCCGACCGGATTGTCGCTGTGGTTGGTCGCGAGGTCATCCTGAAATCGGAAATTGACTCCCGGGCTCTTATGGCTCGACTTCAGTCCCCTGAACTGGCTAAGGATACCGGCTTATCCCGCAGGATACTTGACGGTCTGATCGAGCAGCAGATTATTCTTTCGAAAGCAAAAATTGACAGCGTTAAAGTTGATGAAAACGCTATTTCCTCTACAGCAGGAGACCGATTCAAGCAGTTGAGAGCAAGATTTGCCTCTAAAGAGGAGATGGAAACCCGTTTCGGTAAAACGCTCCCCGCTATCCGCGACGAGATTCGCACGGAGATCCGCAATCAGGAGTTGATACAGACCCTTCGGCGGAAACGCTCGGCCGGAGTTAAGGTTACTTCAGGTGAGGTGATGGACTATTATAACGCCAACAGGGAGAAATTTTCATTGATTCCGGAAGGGGTTAAAGTTTCCCAGATCATGAAATATCCCGCAGTGTCTGCTGACGCACAACTTCAGGCGCTTACCAAGATCCAGGCAGTTCGCAAGGAGCTTCAGGGCGGCGCGGACTTTGCCTTGCTGGCAAGGAAATACTCCCAGGATCCCGGTTCGGCCAGGCTTGGTGGTGATCTCGGATATGTTCAGAAAGGGTCGCTTATTCCAAGTTTTGAAACGGCAGCTTTTTCGCTCAAGGAGGGTGAGGTTTCCGGTATTATTGAAACCCGCTACGGCTATCATATCATTCAGCTGCTGAACAAGGAGCCGAATGCCATTCACGTCCGCCATATTCTTGTCGCCTTCGACCATTCGAAAGATGATTTTAGCGGAGTGGACCAGCTCCTGAATTCAATTCGGGCCGATATACTCAGCGGCAAGTCATCGTTTTCCGAGATGGCATCCAAATATTCTGACGATCCATCCACAGCAAAGCTTGGTGGCGTTATCTCTTCAATCGGTGGTGTGGGTGAGTATATCTCCCTTCCCTCCCTGCGTCCGGAGCTGAGGGCAATTATCACGGCCCTGAAAAATCCGGGAGATATCAGTCCTCCTTCGAAGATCGATCCTCCGCAGGGGGAGTCCTTCTACACCATCATCAGGCTGAACGAGCGGGTTGCTGCCCATACGGTGAATCCGGAGAAGGATTACTCCTTTCTTGAAGAGGAGGCTCTTGACAACAAAAACCGCAGGTTATTTTCAGAATGGGTACAGCAACTCCGCAAGGAGGTCTATGTCCGCACCTCAGACATCTAA
- a CDS encoding FprA family A-type flavoprotein, whose product MADNKVLPVSSDVSWIGVLDPGLITFDIVMETKYGTTYNSYFINAEKKTIIETTKEKFWPEYLAKIKQVTDPSEIEYIIVDHTEPDHSGNVRNLLAVAPNATVVGSGNAIKFLRDQTGHDFKSLVVKTGDSLDLGNKTLHFINAPNLHWPDTIYTWLEEDRILFTCDSFGSHFSHEEMFDDLVGDFDDAFTYYFDAILRPFSKYMIQAVEKIRALDIQTICPGHGPILRSNWKKYVDLSLKYATTAIAMPQEKNILIAYVSAYENTTLLAHKIAEGLRRSCDFNIEICDIESMHFSKLEDKIAHCSGIIVGSPTINQNILPQIYQLFAAINPIRDKGKLGAAFGSYGWSGEAAKMIETNFSLLKLKVFEQNVMVKFKPHEPEFEKCIDFGKAYADKMIEIYQLSCNL is encoded by the coding sequence ATGGCAGACAATAAAGTACTTCCTGTTTCAAGTGATGTCAGCTGGATCGGTGTTCTCGATCCCGGTCTTATTACCTTTGACATCGTAATGGAGACAAAATATGGCACAACCTATAACTCCTATTTCATCAATGCGGAGAAAAAGACCATTATAGAGACAACAAAGGAGAAATTCTGGCCTGAATATCTTGCCAAAATAAAACAGGTTACCGACCCTTCTGAGATAGAGTATATCATTGTTGACCACACGGAACCGGATCACTCAGGCAATGTCCGAAACCTGCTTGCCGTGGCTCCAAATGCAACCGTAGTCGGCAGTGGTAACGCGATCAAATTTCTCCGCGACCAGACCGGCCATGACTTTAAATCACTTGTTGTAAAAACAGGAGATTCGCTTGATCTTGGCAATAAAACGCTTCATTTCATCAATGCGCCCAATCTTCACTGGCCTGACACCATCTATACCTGGCTTGAGGAGGACCGGATTCTTTTCACCTGTGACTCTTTCGGCTCCCATTTCTCGCACGAAGAGATGTTTGATGACCTTGTGGGTGATTTTGACGATGCCTTTACCTACTATTTTGATGCTATTCTCAGACCGTTCAGTAAATACATGATTCAGGCGGTAGAAAAAATCAGAGCTCTTGACATACAGACCATCTGTCCCGGTCATGGTCCCATCCTGAGATCAAACTGGAAAAAATATGTAGATCTCTCTTTAAAATATGCGACTACAGCCATTGCGATGCCACAGGAAAAAAATATCCTGATTGCCTATGTTTCTGCCTATGAAAACACCACTCTGCTTGCCCATAAAATAGCAGAGGGTCTCCGCCGGTCGTGTGATTTCAATATTGAGATTTGTGACATAGAGTCTATGCATTTTTCAAAACTTGAGGACAAGATCGCCCACTGTTCAGGAATTATCGTGGGATCGCCTACGATAAACCAGAATATACTGCCGCAAATCTATCAACTCTTCGCGGCCATAAACCCGATCCGTGACAAGGGAAAGCTCGGCGCCGCTTTCGGCTCTTATGGATGGAGCGGTGAGGCAGCAAAAATGATTGAAACAAATTTCTCACTGCTCAAGCTGAAAGTTTTTGAACAGAATGTTATGGTAAAGTTCAAACCTCATGAGCCTGAATTTGAAAAATGCATCGATTTCGGCAAGGCCTATGCAGATAAAATGATTGAGATCTACCAGTTGAGCTGCAATCTGTGA
- a CDS encoding DNA polymerase domain-containing protein — MESIIGDIVNNDLLFGKDKEQGIVGAYQLSDTQIRVFNRNGGSVTHHDDTFFPYFFLSDSSLLEGFVPECDEKFWLVKLGGSNYYQYLAIFKSWRNYRGALDSLSNRRFGESADQGIQSPAVENSSHIYNKGDAVTQYFLQSGKTLFKGMIFDDLYRMQLDIETNYNPEKRDGAANGIGSDEIIIISFCDNRGWEAVLHSKKSSERELLKAAVALIGEKDPDVIEGHNIFSFDLPYLQRRCEKYGIPFSIGRNNLQPKTYPSSIRFAERSIDYTFYDIPGRHVIDTLFLVQSYDISKRSMQSYGLKAVAKHFGFASPDRTYVDYKDIAALWENNHAKLLAYALDDVRETRALSSLLSASNFYLSQMLPYTYAMTARIGQAAKIEVLLVREYLRLKHSIPRPTAGQQHSGGYTEVFLKGILGPIVYADVESLYPSIMLSYDICPKSDELKVFPGVLNDLKELRFKAKDRSLKEKECGNKSLADNFDAMQSSFKIVINAMYGYLGFSGGIFNDFAEADRVTSTGQSIAKKMIVEFEARGCRVIEVDTDGILFIPPPEVIRETDERLLVSEVSALMPEGIKIGFDGRYRKMISYMKKNYALLSYENVMILKGSSLTSRSGEKFGRDFVRRGFEKLLSEDIEGLHNLFTEYRNKILNHELDVSEFTKTESLKSTVEQYAEDVKSGKRSKAITYEIAIKKGLRVTKGDRITYYISGTGAGSASYEKGKLSTEWKKENPDENTHFYLKRLDEHCQKFLPFFKPQDFSMLFSDDTLFSFSADGIELIRDIRHTESYNPGSDLAL, encoded by the coding sequence ATGGAAAGTATAATCGGTGACATTGTCAATAATGATCTGCTGTTCGGTAAAGATAAAGAGCAGGGGATAGTTGGCGCATACCAGCTGAGCGACACACAAATAAGAGTATTCAATCGTAATGGCGGCTCGGTAACACACCATGACGATACGTTTTTCCCCTATTTTTTTCTCTCTGACAGCTCCCTGCTTGAGGGGTTTGTTCCCGAGTGTGACGAAAAGTTCTGGCTGGTAAAACTCGGCGGCTCGAACTACTATCAATATCTTGCCATATTCAAAAGCTGGCGAAACTATCGCGGGGCTCTTGACTCTTTAAGCAACAGACGTTTTGGCGAGAGTGCCGATCAAGGTATCCAGAGTCCGGCAGTTGAGAACAGTTCACACATATATAATAAAGGCGATGCCGTCACTCAGTATTTTCTTCAGAGCGGCAAAACCCTCTTCAAGGGTATGATCTTTGATGATCTCTACCGTATGCAGCTTGATATTGAAACGAATTACAATCCCGAAAAGCGTGATGGCGCGGCAAACGGGATCGGTTCTGATGAGATCATTATTATCTCTTTTTGTGATAATCGTGGATGGGAGGCTGTTCTCCATTCAAAAAAGAGCTCTGAACGGGAGCTGCTTAAAGCGGCAGTGGCACTTATAGGTGAAAAAGATCCTGATGTTATCGAGGGGCACAACATATTCAGCTTTGATCTTCCCTATCTGCAGCGCAGATGCGAAAAATATGGTATTCCTTTTTCGATAGGGAGAAACAACCTTCAGCCTAAAACATACCCGTCAAGCATACGTTTCGCTGAACGGAGTATTGATTACACCTTTTATGATATCCCCGGGAGGCATGTTATTGATACTCTTTTCCTGGTGCAGAGTTACGATATCTCGAAGCGCTCCATGCAGAGCTACGGTCTGAAAGCCGTGGCTAAACATTTTGGTTTTGCTTCACCCGACAGAACCTACGTTGACTACAAGGATATAGCCGCGCTTTGGGAAAATAATCATGCAAAACTTCTTGCCTATGCGCTTGATGATGTTCGCGAAACAAGGGCTCTCTCCTCTTTACTTTCTGCCAGCAATTTTTATCTCTCACAAATGCTGCCGTATACCTATGCAATGACCGCCCGCATAGGCCAGGCTGCGAAGATCGAGGTTCTTCTGGTCCGCGAATACCTCCGCCTTAAACACTCTATCCCCAGGCCCACTGCCGGTCAACAGCACTCCGGAGGATATACCGAAGTCTTCCTGAAAGGGATTCTCGGCCCTATTGTCTATGCTGATGTTGAGTCACTCTACCCCTCTATCATGCTCTCTTACGATATATGTCCAAAAAGTGATGAATTGAAGGTCTTTCCGGGTGTGCTCAATGATCTGAAGGAGCTGCGTTTCAAGGCTAAAGATCGATCACTCAAAGAAAAAGAGTGCGGAAACAAATCGCTTGCCGATAATTTTGATGCCATGCAAAGCTCATTCAAAATAGTTATCAATGCCATGTACGGCTATCTTGGTTTCAGCGGAGGGATATTCAATGATTTTGCAGAAGCGGACAGAGTGACATCAACCGGACAGAGTATTGCAAAAAAAATGATTGTCGAGTTTGAAGCCAGAGGATGCCGTGTTATTGAGGTTGATACGGATGGTATTCTGTTTATTCCACCACCTGAAGTGATACGTGAAACTGATGAAAGATTGCTTGTCAGCGAAGTTTCTGCGCTTATGCCGGAAGGCATTAAAATAGGGTTTGACGGGCGATACAGAAAGATGATCTCCTACATGAAAAAAAATTATGCGCTGCTCAGCTATGAGAACGTCATGATTCTGAAAGGATCTTCGCTTACAAGCAGAAGCGGCGAGAAGTTCGGGCGTGATTTTGTCCGCAGAGGCTTTGAAAAGCTTCTCAGCGAAGATATTGAAGGGCTTCACAATCTTTTCACCGAGTACCGGAATAAAATTCTAAACCATGAACTTGATGTTTCCGAGTTTACAAAAACAGAATCGCTGAAAAGCACCGTTGAACAATACGCCGAAGATGTGAAATCAGGCAAACGTTCAAAGGCAATAACCTATGAAATCGCTATCAAGAAAGGCCTTCGGGTAACAAAAGGGGACCGGATCACCTACTATATCTCCGGAACAGGAGCGGGCAGTGCCTCGTATGAGAAAGGCAAGCTCTCCACGGAATGGAAAAAAGAGAATCCTGACGAGAACACGCACTTCTATCTTAAACGACTTGATGAACACTGCCAGAAATTTCTTCCTTTTTTCAAGCCGCAGGATTTCAGCATGCTTTTTTCTGATGATACGCTCTTTTCATTTTCTGCCGATGGGATTGAGCTGATAAGGGATATCCGCCATACCGAGAGCTACAACCCAGGGAGTGATCTTGCTTTATGA
- the secD gene encoding protein translocase subunit SecD → MSSMKNKRFNLLLIALVTLVAVWSLWPTWSDYSLSRQLNSYRSAQDSLKYALSHREELENARKKSLKLGLDLRGGMHLVMEVDQIDLFEQKAWNKDAKFTEIMNSVRAKAAKSDASVLELIVAEFKIENIRLSRYFYDIRNSDREIISKLEKESDDALSRAKEIIRNRIDQYGVAEPVITTQGSRKIIIELPGISDQNRVRNLLKGTAKLEFRLLRDPEVLVRTLDRINTYLVQNGTAPPAAVSDSSASKPLSASLPVPGSPAGAAPAAPATAANQNAAKPLYNVVGVSENGNAYTSEQSKEFVLSLLKRSDIQALLPLDTELLLAAKPDVGPSGEKLYSVYLVKKSPELTGGVITEAKATFGSEGVQPEVTMSMNSEGTSKWARITGANIGKRIAIVLDGAVYSAPVVQSKIPGGNSVINGIESLEEAKDLEIVLKAGALPAPVRIIEERTVGPSLGADYIRAGMLSLSWSFLAVSVFMLLYYKKAGIAADIALVLNILIVLSVLAGFSASLSLPGIAGIVLTIGMAVDANVLIYERIREELDASKGLTSSIELGYDRAFSSILDSHVTTMVAAFLLYTYGIGPIQGFALTLMIGTAASLFTSIVVTKEIFSFLMGKNLLSEKSFG, encoded by the coding sequence ATGTCATCAATGAAAAATAAACGTTTTAATCTTCTTCTGATTGCTCTGGTCACTCTTGTTGCGGTTTGGTCATTATGGCCTACCTGGAGTGACTACTCCCTTTCCCGGCAGCTTAACAGTTATAGATCGGCTCAGGATAGTCTCAAATATGCGCTGAGTCACCGTGAAGAGCTTGAAAATGCACGGAAAAAGAGTCTTAAACTTGGTCTCGATCTCAGAGGGGGAATGCATCTGGTTATGGAAGTTGACCAGATTGATCTCTTTGAGCAGAAAGCGTGGAACAAGGATGCAAAGTTTACCGAGATCATGAATTCGGTAAGAGCAAAGGCCGCGAAAAGCGATGCGAGTGTGCTTGAACTGATCGTAGCCGAGTTCAAAATCGAGAACATTCGACTGAGCCGCTATTTTTATGATATACGCAACAGTGACCGGGAGATTATTTCGAAGCTTGAAAAGGAGTCCGATGATGCCCTGAGTCGAGCCAAGGAGATCATCAGAAACCGAATTGACCAGTATGGTGTAGCCGAACCGGTCATTACCACCCAGGGGAGCAGAAAAATCATCATAGAGCTTCCGGGTATTTCTGATCAAAACAGGGTAAGAAACCTGCTTAAGGGTACGGCGAAGCTTGAGTTCAGGCTTTTGAGGGATCCTGAGGTTCTTGTCAGAACGCTTGACCGGATCAATACCTATCTTGTCCAGAACGGTACCGCACCACCGGCAGCCGTTTCTGACTCCTCGGCATCAAAGCCATTATCAGCATCATTGCCGGTACCCGGATCACCTGCCGGAGCGGCACCTGCGGCTCCGGCCACTGCGGCAAATCAAAACGCAGCAAAACCGCTTTATAATGTAGTCGGCGTTTCTGAAAACGGTAACGCATACACTTCGGAACAGTCAAAAGAGTTCGTGCTTTCCCTGCTCAAGCGAAGCGATATCCAGGCCCTGCTTCCTCTGGATACCGAGCTGCTTCTTGCCGCCAAGCCTGATGTCGGTCCGAGCGGAGAGAAGCTCTACTCGGTCTACCTTGTCAAAAAAAGCCCTGAACTTACCGGCGGGGTCATAACCGAAGCCAAGGCAACATTCGGCTCAGAAGGTGTACAGCCGGAGGTGACGATGTCGATGAACTCTGAGGGGACGTCGAAATGGGCACGCATTACCGGCGCAAATATCGGAAAGCGTATTGCTATAGTGCTTGATGGTGCGGTTTACAGCGCTCCCGTTGTGCAGTCAAAGATTCCCGGAGGGAACTCCGTCATTAACGGTATTGAGAGTCTGGAGGAGGCAAAGGATCTGGAAATTGTGCTGAAGGCCGGCGCTCTTCCCGCCCCGGTCAGAATTATTGAGGAGCGTACCGTAGGGCCGTCTCTTGGTGCTGATTACATTCGAGCCGGGATGCTCTCCCTCTCCTGGTCATTTCTGGCAGTATCCGTATTTATGCTGCTCTACTATAAAAAAGCAGGTATTGCCGCCGATATAGCGCTTGTTCTTAATATTCTCATCGTGCTTTCGGTACTGGCAGGTTTCAGTGCCTCGCTCTCGCTGCCGGGTATCGCAGGTATAGTCCTGACCATCGGGATGGCAGTGGATGCCAATGTTCTGATCTATGAGCGAATCAGAGAGGAACTTGATGCCTCCAAGGGGTTGACCTCCTCCATAGAGTTGGGTTATGATCGGGCATTCTCCTCGATTCTTGACTCACATGTTACCACAATGGTTGCAGCATTTCTGCTCTATACCTATGGTATCGGGCCTATACAGGGTTTTGCCCTTACACTTATGATCGGTACGGCAGCGAGCCTGTTTACCTCGATAGTTGTGACAAAAGAGATCTTTTCGTTTCTCATGGGCAAGAACCTTTTGTCTGAAAAAAGTTTCGGTTAA
- the mnmG gene encoding tRNA uridine-5-carboxymethylaminomethyl(34) synthesis enzyme MnmG produces MYDIIVAGAGHAGCEAALAAARSGCSCLLITTDLSSIARMSCNPAIGGVAKGQITREIDALGGEMARAIDANGIQFRMLNRSKGPAMHSPRAQADKAMYSLYMRKVIERETNIDLLQDTVVGIESHEGVFQGARISSGKVIAGGAAILCCGTFLNGLIHIGMNHYDGGRTTAEPPVRGLTEDLLRLGFMAGRLKTGTPPRIDARSVDYSRVESQQGDAEPSAFSFSKSLDLNRRQVSCYITKTTPQTHEILKKGFSRSPLFTGKVQGIGPRYCPSVEDKICRFPDKESHHIFLEPEGIDTNEMYVNGFSTSLPEDIQEEGLRSIPGLCNAKVIRPGYAIEYDYFFPYQIKGTLETKLIENLYFAGQINGTSGYEEAAAQGLMAGINASLKARSRPPINLRRSEAYIGVLIDDIITKETLEPYRMFTSSAEHRLHLRHDNADVRLVTFGYEAGLVQHETYHQCLSKIEKINHLKALCANTRLQPEEINRILAKSGYAPVEIGQHVASLLKRPGITLELILAESEAFRNSVHQITIDRSIYEQVDIDLKYEGYLKRDLLMAEKISRLESLRIPPQFKYDGISGLSNEGKEKLKKHKPETIGVASRIPGVSPSDISVLTVRLGR; encoded by the coding sequence ATGTATGATATTATCGTTGCGGGGGCCGGCCATGCAGGCTGCGAAGCTGCGCTTGCCGCGGCGAGGTCCGGATGCTCATGCCTGCTCATAACGACAGACCTCTCGTCGATTGCAAGAATGTCCTGCAATCCCGCCATAGGTGGCGTAGCCAAGGGTCAGATCACAAGAGAGATTGACGCTCTTGGCGGAGAGATGGCCAGAGCTATAGACGCAAACGGGATCCAGTTCAGAATGCTTAACCGCAGCAAGGGGCCTGCCATGCACTCGCCAAGAGCGCAGGCAGACAAGGCGATGTACTCCCTCTATATGCGCAAAGTTATTGAGCGCGAGACCAATATCGACCTGCTGCAGGACACCGTAGTAGGAATCGAATCACATGAAGGCGTCTTTCAGGGAGCAAGAATCTCTTCCGGAAAAGTCATTGCGGGAGGCGCCGCAATTCTCTGCTGCGGAACATTTCTTAACGGCCTCATCCATATAGGAATGAACCATTATGACGGAGGGAGAACAACGGCAGAGCCTCCGGTTCGCGGATTAACCGAGGATCTTTTGCGTCTCGGCTTTATGGCAGGCCGACTGAAAACCGGAACACCCCCAAGAATTGACGCGCGCAGTGTAGATTACTCCCGGGTGGAGAGCCAACAGGGGGATGCGGAGCCATCGGCATTCTCGTTCAGCAAATCACTTGACCTCAATCGACGACAGGTAAGCTGTTACATCACCAAAACAACGCCTCAAACTCATGAGATTCTGAAAAAAGGGTTCAGCCGCTCCCCGCTCTTTACCGGAAAAGTTCAGGGCATCGGCCCGAGATACTGCCCGTCTGTAGAAGACAAGATTTGCCGCTTCCCTGATAAAGAGAGCCACCATATATTTCTTGAGCCCGAAGGGATTGACACCAATGAGATGTACGTGAATGGATTTTCGACGTCACTGCCGGAAGATATTCAGGAAGAGGGGTTGCGTTCCATACCAGGCTTGTGCAATGCAAAAGTTATCCGGCCGGGATACGCAATTGAATATGACTATTTCTTCCCGTACCAGATAAAGGGTACGCTGGAAACCAAACTCATAGAAAACCTCTACTTTGCCGGGCAGATCAACGGGACATCAGGATACGAGGAGGCTGCCGCCCAGGGATTAATGGCCGGCATAAACGCTTCATTGAAAGCAAGATCCCGACCACCTATCAATCTCAGGCGCTCAGAGGCCTATATCGGCGTCCTGATTGATGATATCATCACAAAAGAGACGCTCGAGCCCTACAGAATGTTTACCTCTTCTGCTGAACATCGCCTCCACCTTCGCCATGATAATGCGGATGTGCGCCTTGTGACCTTTGGATATGAAGCGGGACTTGTTCAGCATGAAACCTATCATCAGTGCCTTTCTAAAATAGAGAAGATTAATCATCTTAAGGCATTATGTGCAAACACAAGACTGCAGCCCGAAGAGATAAACCGCATACTGGCAAAATCAGGCTATGCCCCTGTAGAGATCGGCCAGCATGTGGCATCACTGCTGAAAAGGCCAGGAATCACCCTTGAGCTGATTCTTGCTGAATCAGAAGCATTTCGAAACAGTGTTCATCAGATAACCATTGACCGCTCAATCTATGAACAGGTTGATATTGACCTTAAGTATGAAGGCTATCTTAAACGTGACCTTCTGATGGCTGAAAAGATCTCAAGACTGGAATCACTCAGGATACCGCCCCAGTTCAAATATGACGGGATATCCGGGCTTTCAAACGAAGGAAAAGAGAAGCTGAAAAAACACAAGCCCGAAACAATTGGAGTCGCCTCACGAATACCGGGCGTTTCCCCTTCAGATATTTCAGTTCTTACCGTTCGCCTTGGACGTTAA
- a CDS encoding DUF721 domain-containing protein, whose translation MSRTKDPKKISSVVGAMCQSLGLTEAYEQYKTLQIWNSVVGEAIAGATSIERFTGGQLFIRVKNPSWRMELNFRKQDIRNKLNAALERPIVEEIIFK comes from the coding sequence GTGTCAAGAACAAAAGATCCGAAAAAAATCTCTTCTGTAGTCGGCGCTATGTGCCAGTCGTTAGGGCTTACAGAGGCATATGAGCAGTACAAGACACTCCAGATATGGAACAGTGTTGTTGGTGAGGCTATTGCCGGTGCCACCTCCATTGAGCGATTTACCGGCGGACAGCTCTTTATCCGGGTGAAAAATCCCTCATGGCGCATGGAACTGAATTTTCGAAAACAGGATATACGCAACAAACTTAATGCCGCCCTTGAGCGTCCGATAGTTGAAGAGATTATTTTTAAATAA